Proteins from one Deltaproteobacteria bacterium CG2_30_66_27 genomic window:
- a CDS encoding NAD-dependent dehydratase yields TSRRQNIAHLVGNPQFEFMRHDITWPLYVEVDQIYNLACPASPVHYQFDPVQTTKTSVHGAINMLGLAKRLKVRILQASTSEVYGDPAQHPQTESYWGNVNPIGPRACYDESKRCAETLFFDYYRQHKLQIRVIRIFNTYGPRMHPNDGRVVSNFIVQALKGEPITLYGTGSQSRSFCYVDDLVTGMIAMMDQDELVGPVNLGNPVEFTILELATMVKELTRSKSEIVFLPLPQDDPVRRRPDITLAKARLHWEPTIPLRDGLTRTIDYFRSHSGVLVK; encoded by the coding sequence TCACCTCCCGCCGGCAGAACATCGCCCACCTCGTCGGCAACCCGCAGTTCGAGTTCATGCGCCACGACATCACCTGGCCGCTCTACGTCGAGGTGGATCAGATCTACAACCTGGCGTGCCCCGCCTCCCCCGTCCATTACCAGTTCGACCCGGTGCAGACGACGAAGACGAGCGTGCACGGCGCGATCAACATGCTCGGGCTCGCCAAGCGCCTCAAGGTGCGCATCCTTCAGGCCTCCACCTCAGAGGTGTACGGCGACCCGGCGCAGCATCCGCAGACGGAGTCGTACTGGGGGAACGTGAACCCGATCGGCCCGCGGGCTTGCTACGACGAGTCGAAGCGTTGCGCGGAAACGCTCTTCTTCGATTATTACCGCCAGCATAAACTGCAAATCCGCGTGATCCGGATCTTCAACACGTACGGCCCGCGGATGCACCCCAACGACGGCCGGGTTGTGTCGAACTTCATCGTCCAGGCGCTCAAAGGGGAGCCGATCACGCTGTACGGTACGGGGAGCCAGTCGCGCTCCTTCTGCTACGTGGACGACCTTGTCACCGGGATGATCGCGATGATGGACCAGGACGAGCTGGTCGGGCCGGTCAACCTGGGCAACCCCGTGGAGTTCACGATCCTCGAGCTGGCGACGATGGTGAAGGAGCTCACCCGCTCGAAATCGGAGATCGTTTTCCTGCCGCTTCCGCAGGACGACCCGGTCCGCCGCCGCCCGGACATCACCCTGGCGAAGGCGAGGCTTCACTGGGAGCCGACGATCCCCCTGCGCGATGGCCTCACCCGCACGATCGATTATTTCAGGTCGCATTCAGGGGTCCTTGTGAAGTAA